The Quercus robur chromosome 7, dhQueRobu3.1, whole genome shotgun sequence genome has a segment encoding these proteins:
- the LOC126691373 gene encoding uncharacterized protein LOC126691373, which produces MSSNMVQPQIPKLMKENYESWHIQMKALFGSQELWELVTNGYVEPTSEQEATYNVEQKNLLKDQKKKDKKALFLLYQWVNESTFEKIAKAESSKEAWKFLGIFFKGIDCVKRVRLQTLRAEFEVIHMKDGETISDYFSQLLVIVNRLKSNGESIEDVRVVEKILRSLANKFEHVVVAIEESKDFETLSIDELMRSLQVHEHRMEKNSNYVVIEQAL; this is translated from the coding sequence ATGTCTTCTAATATGGTGCAACCACAAATTCCTaaattgatgaaagaaaattatGAGAGTTGGCATATTCAAATGAAAGCATTGTTTGGATCACAAGAGCTATGGGAGCTCGTCACTAATGGGTATGTAGAACCCACAAGTGAGCAAGAAGCCACCTACAATGTAGAGCAAAAGAATTTGCTTAAGGAtcagaagaagaaagataagAAGGCACTGTTTCTACTTTATCAATGGGTGAATGAGTCAACTTTTGAGAAAATTGCCAAAGCAGAGTCGAGTAAAGAAGCATGGAAGTTTCTTGGCATTTTTTTCAAGGGCATCGATTGTGTGAAAAGAGTACGTTTGCAAACTCTTCGTGCCGAGTTTGAAGTTATTCACATGAAAGATGGTGAAACTATTTCtgattatttttcacaattactTGTAATTGTTAATCGTTTGAAAAGTAATGGAGAGAGTATTGAAGACGTTCGTGTGGTGGAGAAAATATTAAGATCTCTTGCAAATAAATTTGAGCATGTCGTGGTGGCTATTGAAGAGTCCAAAGATTTCGAGACTCTCTCAATTGATGAATTAATGAGATCCCTTCAAGTGCATGAGCATCGTATGGAAAAGAATTCCAACTATGTTGTCATTGAGCAAGCATTATAG